A region from the Linepithema humile isolate Giens D197 chromosome 1, Lhum_UNIL_v1.0, whole genome shotgun sequence genome encodes:
- the cactin gene encoding LOW QUALITY PROTEIN: splicing factor Cactin (The sequence of the model RefSeq protein was modified relative to this genomic sequence to represent the inferred CDS: substituted 1 base at 1 genomic stop codon), producing the protein MQKYSRESDYRSRKEYDDDYKRKDRTSRRDRDYEDRRSKRSSSRSRHKYSEKSSERHKKSRDEDSRSHHDSRKKSSKHKSRRRETSSSSSTSSRSSDVSDSSSDSTKLLEKLQKQRQKQMEERKNQKEMMKATETPEEKRLRRLKKKEAKERRRKERMGWDNDYLHYTNTDNPFGDGNILSTFVWSKKLGKEGLLGVGREELEIRNRHKQEENKRELEKVKKRRQERELERQQREEEMTMLQRGKEAAQLEQWARQEDQFHLEQARLRSRIRIQDGRAKPIDLLAKYISAEEEVDAVEMHEPYTYLRGLQVKDLEDLIEDIKVYKELERGKNLDYWNDITVIVEDELHKLRKLERTEYEVALGRREGIHESVAKDVTAIFKGKTASQLEALQMQIQAKITGKPEGVDIGYWESLLSQLKAHMARARLRDRHQENLRKKLEVLIAEQGVARTENEAESSQAQESEPSAKQNEPSTSAAVEKNDNSQSDDDQEVNAADDLLSESFRDYEAGSYSPMYMPYSQLEPGTLVTLEDDDSQRLEYARQQVVSTGRKIQNVLTAEEQAMHREARKGMGSDEAQFSVESSLEAQIYLWSDKYRPRKPRYFNRVHTGFEWNKYNQTHYDMDNPPPKIVQGYKFNIFYPDLIDKNTTPEYFLKRESXEPERPKTANLTKPSVLDPKLVDKLDMSLLSKELLSDSMTRLHQSPIAKSASGGTTTSSSSSSSLLPSPSSATRRRQTTTRSSHDDVVPVRRKRRNFEQICEPPIPANQMESDRSRSPDRSTGSRKTMSLASVATQEHTSVNRNSDVRKLDDNNNRNAPPKVLSTVKKKNSRVGLSSDLEIFTTTSTPKSAPEPCKTCGRPDQPERFHSHPKGSQKIKDIHPSPATTTKPKPAVPSVPKSIQKPVALNFRSDRNKNKLEAIETKSIASSQNSDQPMRPSSTPVKRGRRTVTCYICGREFGTASFPIHEPKCMEKWERENNSLPPSQRRPRPQRPVVGIEHNDWNAAAWEQSQEQLIPCAKCGRTFLPERLPIHERSCKATPKINNEVKHERLSTPLVNARNMPPTVPCRVCGRNFGTRSIKIHEPQCNRRWQMQNNSASAQKDQSASYRRNSANDQESSSSTFPDLSQKKTVTCYICGRDFGTSSIAIHEPQCLKKWHAENDKLSPARRRQEPQKPDVVYIRTIQSAMTTSLFAEDPQTGNLVVDQAATTEANWVTHLSQLVPCKHCGRTFNPDRVNIHEKSCKGNR; encoded by the exons atgCAAAAGTATTCGCGTGAAAGTGATTATAGATCCAGGAAGGAATATGATGATGATTACAAACGTAAGGATCGAACATCGCGAAGAGATCGCGATTACGAGGATCGTCGATCTAAGAGATCGAGTTCGAGATCAAGGCAcaaatattcagaaaaatcCAGTGAGAGGCATAAAAAATCACGGGACGAAGACTCTCGCTCACATCACGATTCACGGAAAAAGTCTTCCAAGCACAAAAGCCGAAGaag AGAAACGTCTTCGTCGTCTTCGACCTCGAGCAGATCTAGCGATGTCTCGGATTCGTCCTCGGATTCTACGAAATTGTTGGAAAAACTACAGAAGCAACGACAGAAGCAGATGGAGGAACGCAAAAACCAGAAGGAGATGATGAAAGCGACAGAGACGCCAGAGGAAAAGCGTCTACGTCgcttgaagaaaaaggaagcCAAGGAACGGAGACGTAAGGAGAGAATGGGTTGGGACAACGACTACTTGCATTACACAAATACGGACAATCCATTTGGAGATGGTAACATCCTGTCCACTTTCGTGTGGTCGAAGAAATTGGGAAAGGAAGGCTTGCTCGGTGTAGGCAGAGAGGAATTGGAGATTCGTAACAGACACAAGCAGGAGGAAAATAAAAGGGAATTGGAGAAGGTGAAGAAAAGGAGGCAAGAGAGAGAACTGGAGCGACAGCAAAGGGAAGAAGAAATGACAATGCTACAAAGAGGTAAAGAAGCTGCACAGTTAGAACAGTGGGCCCGGCAAGAGGATCAATTTCATCTCGAGCAAGCCCGACTGAGATCTCGTATTAGGATCCAGGATGGCCGTGCGAAACCTATCGATCTTCTCGCAAAGTACATCAGTGCGGAGGAGGAAGTTGACGCTGTAGAAATGCACGAGCCATATACGTACTTGCGAGGATTGCAGGTGAAGGATTTGGAGGATCTCATAGAAGATATAAAGGTTTACAAGGAACTGGAGAGAGGCAAGAATTTAGATTACTGGAACGATATTACGGTGATCGTGGAGGACGAATTGCACAAACTCAGAAAGTTGGAACGAACGGAATACGAAGTTG CTCTGGGCAGAAGAGAAGGAATCCACGAGTCGGTTGCCAAGGACGTTACGGCCATTTTTAAGGGCAAAACAGCATCGCAATTGGAAGCCTTACAAATGCAGATTCAGGCGAAAATTACGGGTAAGCCGGAAGGCGTCGACATTGGATACTGGGAGAGTCTTCTGTCACAGCTGAAAG CGCACATGGCGAGGGCGCGGCTGAGAGATCGACATCAAGAGAACCTACGGAAGAAATTGGAGGTTCTAATCGCCGAGCAAGGTGTGGCCAGAACGGAGAACGAAGCTGAGAGCTCGCAAGCGCAGGAGAGCGAGCCCTCCGCAAAGCAGAACGAGCCCTCCACGAGTGCGGCAGTCGAGAAGAACGATAATAGCCAATCTGA TGATGATCAGGAGGTGAACGCCGCCGACGATCTACTGTCCGAATCTTTCCGCGATTACGAAGCAGGCAGTTATTCGCCGATGTACATGCCGTACTCGCAGCTAGAACCGGGCACGCTCGTTACGTTGGAGGACGATGACAGTCAGCGATTGGAATACGCGAGGCAGCAGGTGGTCAGCACCGGCAGAAAAATTCAGAACGTTCTGACGGCCGAGGAGCAAGCCATGCATCGGGAGGCGCGCAAGGGAATGGGCTCGGACGAGGCGCAATTCAGCGTCGAATCGTCGTTGGAGGCGCAGATCTATTTATGGTCTGACAAGTACCGACCGCGTAAGCCGCGTTACTTCAATCGCGTGCACACTGGCTTTGAATGGAACAAGTATAATCAAACACATTACGACATGGACAACCCGCCACCGAAGATCGTGCAGGGCTACAAGTTCAACATCTTTTATCCGGATCTCATCGACAAGAATACCACGCCGGAATACTTTCTG AAACGTGAAAGCT AGGAACCGGAACGGCCAAAAACAGCTAATCTCACGAAACCGAGTGTCCTGGATCCCAAATTGGTAGACAAGCTCGACATGTCATTGCTTAGTAAGGAATTGCTTAGCGATTCGATGACGCGTCTTCATCAATCGCCCATCGCCAAGTCGGCCAGTGGGGGTACaacgacgtcgtcgtcgtcgtcgtcgtcgttgctaCCGTCACCGTCGTCGGCAACACGACGACGCCAAACCACCACACGGTCGTCTCACGACGACGTCGTCCCAGTGCGTCGCAAGCGACGGAACTTCGAGCAGATTTGCGAGCCGCCGATCCCAGCGAACCAAATGGAGAGCGATCGATCGCGATCACCTGATCGATCAACCGGAAGCCGGAAGACCATGTCGCTTGCGAGCGTCGCGACGCAAGAACACACGTCCGTCAATCGCAACTCTGACGTCAGAAAGCTAGATGACAACAATAACAG AAATGCTCCACCCAAAGTGCTGTCCACGGTGAAGAAGAAGAACTCTCGGGTCGGTCTGTCGAGTGATCTCGAAATATTCACCACCACGTCGACACCAAAGAGCGCTCCGGAGCCCTGCAAGACCTGCGGACGCCCAGACCAGCCGGAGAGATTTCACAGTCATCCGAAGGGCAGTCAGAAAATCAAAGACATTCATCCGTCGcccgcgacgacgacgaaacCGAAGCCTGCCGTACCGTCAGTTCCAAAATCCATCCAGAAGCCGGTGGCGTTGAACTTTCGCAGCGACCGGAACAAGAATAAACTGGAGGCGATCGAGACGAAGTCGATCGCTTCTTCGCAGAATTCAGACCAGCCGATGAGGCCGTCGTCCACGCCGGTGAAACGTGGCCGTAGGACTGTTACGTGCTACATATGCGGCCGGGAATTCGGCACCGCCAGCTTTCCCATACACGAGCCCAAGTGCATGGAG AAATGGGAGCGGGAGAATAATTCATTGCCTCCATCTCAAAGACGGCCCAGGCCTCAAAGACCCGTGGTTGGAATCGAACACAACGATTGGAATGCAGCTGCATGGGAACAGAGTCAG GAGCAATTAATTCCGTGTGCGAAGTGCGGGAGGACGTTTTTACCGGAACGATTGCCGATTCACGAGAGAAGCTGCAAAGCAACTCCGAAGATA AATAACGAAGTAAAACATGAACGATTGTCTACACCATTGGTTAATGCACGCAATATGCCACCCACCGTTCCCTGTCGAGTTTGTGGTCGAAACTTTGGCACCAGAAGCATCAAAATTCATGAGCCTCAGTGCAATAGACGATGGCAAATGCAGAACAATTCGGCGAGTGCGCAGAAAGATCAATCGGCTTCTTATAGGCGAAACTCAGCCAACGACCAGGAAAGTTCATCGTCAACGTTTCCG GATTTATCGCAAAAGAAGACCGTTACGTGTTACATATGCGGCAGAGATTTCGGAACTTCTAGTATCGCCATTCACGAGCCACAGTGTCTGAAGAAATGGCATGCGGAGAATGACAAACTGTCGCCGGCTCGAAGAAGACAGGAACCGCAGAAGCCCGATGTCGTATATATAC GTACGATACAATCGGCAATGACGACTTCATTGTTCGCAGAGGATCCTCAGACGGGAAATCTGGTGGTCGATCAGGCGGCAACCACTGAAGCTAACTGGGTGACGCATTTGAGCCAGCTCGTACCATGCAAACATTGTGGAAGGACCTTTAATCCTGATCGCGTGAATATTCACGAGAAAAGCTGTAAAGGAAATCGCTAA
- the Cks30A gene encoding cyclin-dependent kinases regulatory subunit gives MPHNIYYSDKYYDDQYEYRHVVLPKELVKLVPRTHLLSEQEWRAIGVQQSQGWVHYMIHDPEPHILLFKRKITTPPEIKRDEK, from the exons ATGCCGCATAACATCTACTATTCCGACAAGTACTACGACGACCAGTACGAGTACAG gCACGTTGTTTTGCCAAAAGAGCTGGTAAAATTGGTACCAAGAACTCATCTGCTATCTGAGCAAGAATGGAGAGCCATTGGAGTCCAGCAAAGTCAAGGATGGGTACATTATATGATTCATGATCCTG agCCACATATTCTGCTATTCAAGAGGAAAATAACGACACCCCCGGAGATTAAAAGGgatgagaaataa
- the LOC105678598 gene encoding uncharacterized protein isoform X2, whose translation MYRPSFAFWYCVFLLLITSLGKNDESQEQFTNGDEWSDNSTMPYELNANSMRNQGNQTTLMRYNSRENSVKNESETNSMHELDGNSKKDDDHNIVLYEMCNDTCVQHCCSLVLNNCKEAKMKNFMNNNNNLTLNDLLGQYSYLFIDYSCAEEKIPFDIMNNENTMFFDNSSLNLSRHDRFISLISKCLNISRRYIDVCDGIVNQIKESRKIYIDVVAAVFIASLLCLLMTFIVYSICSELQNMHGYALRSHVVSLFVAHTIFLIVEKDYFEESYPACVAESLLYYFCYLASLLWQNVICFDILRTFGAFRILRKSIKQSKKKMFLMSSFYVWGIASIYIIICTIMDFVPRFVPDDIRPNICKESNFGFAHYALVAYFDILMQKANAILMISKDL comes from the exons ATGTATCGACCAAGTTTTGCATTTTGGTACTGCGTGTTTCTGCTGTTAATTACATCCTTGGGAAAGAACGACGAAAGTCAGGAACAATTCACAAACGGCGATGAATGGAGTGACAATTCAACGATGCCATACGAGCTTAACGCAAATTCTATGAGAAATCAAGGCAACCAGACAACATTAATGCGTTATAATTCGCGCGAAAATTCTGTGAAAAATGAAAGTGAAACTAATTCTATGCATGAACTTGATGGAAATTCCAAAAAGGATGACGACCATAATATCGTTCTGTATGAAATGTGTAACGATACTTGCGTACAGCATTGCTGCAGTTTGGTTCTAAACAATTGCAAGGAAGCGAAGATGaagaattttatgaataacaataataatttgacgCTGAATGACTTGCTTGGccaatattcatatttatttattgactaTTCATGCGCAGAAGAGAAGATTCCATTTGACattatgaataatgaaaacaCGATGTTTTTCGACAACAGCTCTTTAAACTTATCACGTCACGATAGATTTATTTCATTGATATCTAAGTGTTTGAATATTTCGCGTCGCTATATAGATGTCTGCGATGGCATTGTAAATCAGATTAAAGaatcgagaaaaatatatattgacgTTGTCGCTGCAGTTTTCATAGCATCTTTGTTGTGTCTTTTGATGACATTCATCGTGTATTCAATATGTTCAGAACTTCAAAATATGCACGGATATGCATTGCGTTCACATGTGGTGTCATTGTTCGTCGCACACACGATTTTTCTAATCGTCGAGAAAGACTACTTTGAAGAGTCGTATCCTGCCTGCGTTGCAGAAT CCTTACTATACTATTTCTGTTATTTGGCGAGCTTGCTATGGCAAAATGTGATATGTTTCGACATTTTACGGACATTTGG AGCATTTcgtatattacgaaaaagcaTAAAgcaatcaaagaaaaaaatgtttctcatGAGTTCGTTCTATGTGTGGGGAATCGCTAGCATTTACATCATCATTTGTACTATAATGGACTTTGTTCCTCGTTTTGTGCCTGATGATATTCGACCAAATATCTGCAAAGAGTCGAATTTCGGATTTg cgcATTACGCACTTGTTGCATACTTTGACATACTc ATGCAGAAAGCAAACGCCATACTCATGATAAGCAAAG ATTTATGA
- the LOC105678598 gene encoding uncharacterized protein isoform X1, giving the protein MYRPSFAFWYCVFLLLITSLGKNDESQEQFTNGDEWSDNSTMPYELNANSMRNQGNQTTLMRYNSRENSVKNESETNSMHELDGNSKKDDDHNIVLYEMCNDTCVQHCCSLVLNNCKEAKMKNFMNNNNNLTLNDLLGQYSYLFIDYSCAEEKIPFDIMNNENTMFFDNSSLNLSRHDRFISLISKCLNISRRYIDVCDGIVNQIKESRKIYIDVVAAVFIASLLCLLMTFIVYSICSELQNMHGYALRSHVVSLFVAHTIFLIVEKDYFEESYPACVAESLLYYFCYLASLLWQNVICFDILRTFGAFRILRKSIKQSKKKMFLMSSFYVWGIASIYIIICTIMDFVPRFVPDDIRPNICKESNFGFAHYALVAYFDILIYDVPKTVPLDGYKHDPKMDFKYDPSKHWEGNAILRSNYHGYNGRPARPHHFHCICLQEKNHTITAETIRL; this is encoded by the exons ATGTATCGACCAAGTTTTGCATTTTGGTACTGCGTGTTTCTGCTGTTAATTACATCCTTGGGAAAGAACGACGAAAGTCAGGAACAATTCACAAACGGCGATGAATGGAGTGACAATTCAACGATGCCATACGAGCTTAACGCAAATTCTATGAGAAATCAAGGCAACCAGACAACATTAATGCGTTATAATTCGCGCGAAAATTCTGTGAAAAATGAAAGTGAAACTAATTCTATGCATGAACTTGATGGAAATTCCAAAAAGGATGACGACCATAATATCGTTCTGTATGAAATGTGTAACGATACTTGCGTACAGCATTGCTGCAGTTTGGTTCTAAACAATTGCAAGGAAGCGAAGATGaagaattttatgaataacaataataatttgacgCTGAATGACTTGCTTGGccaatattcatatttatttattgactaTTCATGCGCAGAAGAGAAGATTCCATTTGACattatgaataatgaaaacaCGATGTTTTTCGACAACAGCTCTTTAAACTTATCACGTCACGATAGATTTATTTCATTGATATCTAAGTGTTTGAATATTTCGCGTCGCTATATAGATGTCTGCGATGGCATTGTAAATCAGATTAAAGaatcgagaaaaatatatattgacgTTGTCGCTGCAGTTTTCATAGCATCTTTGTTGTGTCTTTTGATGACATTCATCGTGTATTCAATATGTTCAGAACTTCAAAATATGCACGGATATGCATTGCGTTCACATGTGGTGTCATTGTTCGTCGCACACACGATTTTTCTAATCGTCGAGAAAGACTACTTTGAAGAGTCGTATCCTGCCTGCGTTGCAGAAT CCTTACTATACTATTTCTGTTATTTGGCGAGCTTGCTATGGCAAAATGTGATATGTTTCGACATTTTACGGACATTTGG AGCATTTcgtatattacgaaaaagcaTAAAgcaatcaaagaaaaaaatgtttctcatGAGTTCGTTCTATGTGTGGGGAATCGCTAGCATTTACATCATCATTTGTACTATAATGGACTTTGTTCCTCGTTTTGTGCCTGATGATATTCGACCAAATATCTGCAAAGAGTCGAATTTCGGATTTg cgcATTACGCACTTGTTGCATACTTTGACATACTc ATTTATGATGTACCTAAAACTGTTCCTCTTGATGGATATAAACATGACCCTAAAATGGACTTTAAGTATGATCCTTCAAAGCATTGGGAAGGAAATGCCATTCTACGTTCTAATTATCATGGATACAATGGAAGGCCTGCAAGGCCTCATCATTTTCATTGTATTTGTTTGCAAGAGAAGAATCATACGATTACTGCTGAAACAATTCGGTTGTGA